The Lycium barbarum isolate Lr01 chromosome 10, ASM1917538v2, whole genome shotgun sequence genome includes a region encoding these proteins:
- the LOC132615996 gene encoding phosphatidylinositol/phosphatidylcholine transfer protein SFH9 isoform X1 yields the protein MCVISEEMITQFEALMEQIDEALKTTFKNVHQGCPRETYLRFLTAREGNVEKAHTMLVDSLSWRIQNEIDDILAKPIIPTELYRAIRDSQLIGLPGYTREGLPVFAFGAGLSTFDKASVHYYVQSHIQINEYRDRVVLPAATKVYGKHINKSLKVLDMTGLKLSALNQIKLLTIISSIDDLNYPEKVVAYYIVNAPYIFSACWKVVKPLLQERTRKKVQVLSGCGKDDLLKIMDHSSLPHFCRREGSGSSRYSGSSNENCYSLDHPFHQKLYDYIKQQALLRRPVRQGSVHVDFPDAVTEGTEFVQTLASEFQKFGKQNGLAQSLDDLNIDDHRA from the exons ATGTGTGTGATTTCTGAAGAAATGATTACTCAGTTTGAAGCTTTAATGGAGCAAA TTGATGAAGCACTTAAAACTACTTTTAAG AATGTTCATCAAGGCTGTCCAAGGGAAACATATCTGCGCTTCCTAACAGCAAGAGAGGGAAATGTTGAAAAGGCCCATACAATG TTGGTTGATTCTTTGTCGTGGAGGATCCAAAATGAGATCGATGATATTTTAGCG AAACCTATTATTCCTACTGAACTTTACAGAGCAATTCGTGATTCTCAACTAATAGGACTGCCAGGTTACACAAGAGAG GGCCTTCCAGTATTCGCTTTTGGTGCAGGTCTCAGCACATTTGACAAAGCATCT GTCCATTATTATGTGCAATCACACATTCAGATCAATGAATATCGCGATCGGGTGGTTCTG CCTGCTGCAACTAAGGTGTACGGGAAACACATAAACAAATCTCTGAAGGTTTTAGATATGACCGGCTTGAAACTTTCAGCTCTAAACCAAATAAAG CTATTGACTATAATTTCCTCCATCGATGACCTAAATTACCCAGAGAAGGTAGTTGCATACTACATTGTGAATGCTCCCTATATCTTTTCAGCTTGTTGGAAG GTCGTCAAGCCTCTTCTGCAGGAGAGAACCAGAAAAAAGGTTCAGGTTTTATCAGGTTGTGGAAAGGATGATCTATTGAAG ATCATGGACCATTCGTCGCTCCCCCATTTTTGCCGGAGAGAAGGTTCTGGATCTTCCAGATACTCAGGCAGCTCGAATGAAAATTGTTATTCCTTGGATCACCCGTTCCACCAGAAACTTTATGATTACATAAAGCAGCAGGCATTGCTTCGTAGACCTGTTCGACAGGGCTCTGTCCATGTGGACTTTCCTGATGCTGTCACCGAGGGGACTGAGTTTGTTCAAACGTTGGCATCAGAATTTCAAAAATTTGGGAAGCAAAATGGGCTTGCTCAATCACTAGATGACCTTAATATTGATGATCATCGAGCATAG
- the LOC132615996 gene encoding phosphatidylinositol/phosphatidylcholine transfer protein SFH9 isoform X2, with protein sequence MLVDSLSWRIQNEIDDILAKPIIPTELYRAIRDSQLIGLPGYTREGLPVFAFGAGLSTFDKASVHYYVQSHIQINEYRDRVVLPAATKVYGKHINKSLKVLDMTGLKLSALNQIKLLTIISSIDDLNYPEKVVAYYIVNAPYIFSACWKVVKPLLQERTRKKVQVLSGCGKDDLLKIMDHSSLPHFCRREGSGSSRYSGSSNENCYSLDHPFHQKLYDYIKQQALLRRPVRQGSVHVDFPDAVTEGTEFVQTLASEFQKFGKQNGLAQSLDDLNIDDHRA encoded by the exons ATG TTGGTTGATTCTTTGTCGTGGAGGATCCAAAATGAGATCGATGATATTTTAGCG AAACCTATTATTCCTACTGAACTTTACAGAGCAATTCGTGATTCTCAACTAATAGGACTGCCAGGTTACACAAGAGAG GGCCTTCCAGTATTCGCTTTTGGTGCAGGTCTCAGCACATTTGACAAAGCATCT GTCCATTATTATGTGCAATCACACATTCAGATCAATGAATATCGCGATCGGGTGGTTCTG CCTGCTGCAACTAAGGTGTACGGGAAACACATAAACAAATCTCTGAAGGTTTTAGATATGACCGGCTTGAAACTTTCAGCTCTAAACCAAATAAAG CTATTGACTATAATTTCCTCCATCGATGACCTAAATTACCCAGAGAAGGTAGTTGCATACTACATTGTGAATGCTCCCTATATCTTTTCAGCTTGTTGGAAG GTCGTCAAGCCTCTTCTGCAGGAGAGAACCAGAAAAAAGGTTCAGGTTTTATCAGGTTGTGGAAAGGATGATCTATTGAAG ATCATGGACCATTCGTCGCTCCCCCATTTTTGCCGGAGAGAAGGTTCTGGATCTTCCAGATACTCAGGCAGCTCGAATGAAAATTGTTATTCCTTGGATCACCCGTTCCACCAGAAACTTTATGATTACATAAAGCAGCAGGCATTGCTTCGTAGACCTGTTCGACAGGGCTCTGTCCATGTGGACTTTCCTGATGCTGTCACCGAGGGGACTGAGTTTGTTCAAACGTTGGCATCAGAATTTCAAAAATTTGGGAAGCAAAATGGGCTTGCTCAATCACTAGATGACCTTAATATTGATGATCATCGAGCATAG
- the LOC132615995 gene encoding WEB family protein At5g55860-like encodes MLRNRRQNGGSSGGSPRYTSSPTSSPTGSPRIIVTRNCIGGSPRSEVGEIDTRSPFQSVRAAVTLFGESTGPATGTGSSSPKSKPITFKKSKTAEERVQEKESQLNLALRELDSFKQQIRSTETTKGHVLRELKNAKTTLQELTSQLEKLCKSKQAAIEETQAANARAIQLELPNLSEHEKLLNITDKEAAKKFRDLKQDSHLLEETNKAIQVLQEQLNNVRASDLDSFTKASSELHLTKNTFQDIVAEERSLRSLVDSLQAELESLKGHNSQLKKKADEAEAFAENLRLHLDHSKKELEAKRSNGDDSANSRIQQFTSEAVQFLQEAEKMKKNVEILRQEAVTARAAATEAEEKLKLALREAEEVKAAETLASDQIHKMAASDVTNSESNGKIKLAVEKYEAFSKKVEEIRNEADTKVATAMAQVETIAANEKEVLMKVEAGLKEKRDMEVAIKEALKAAEMAEAAKKVIEGQLRKKASKAARTRSWRIF; translated from the exons ATGTTGAGAAACCGTAGGCAAAATGGGGGGTCGTCAGGAGGATCTCCAAGATAcacatcttctccaactagtagTCCAACAGGTTCTCCAAGAATAATAGTAACTCGAAACTGCATAGGTGGTTCCCCTAGAAGTGAGGTGGGAGAGATTGACACAAGATCACCTTTTCAATCCGTCAGAGCTGCTGTTACTTTGTTCGGCGAAAGTACCGGTCCTGCTACTGGTACAGGTTCTTCCTCCCCCAAGTCTAAGCCTATCACCTTTAAGAAATCTAAAACTGCTGAAGAG AGGGTGCAGGAGAAGGAGAGTCAGCTTAACTTGGCCCTCAGAGAACTTGACAGCTTCAAACAACAGATAAGAAGCACTGAAACTACAAAAGGCCATGTTCTCCGTGAGCTCAAAAATGCCAAGACTACTTTGCAGGAACTCACAAGCCAGCTCGAAAAATTATGCAAATCAAAGCAAGCAGCCATTGAGGAAACCCAAGCTGCAAATGCACGAGCCATACAACTAGAGCTCCCTAATTTGAGTGAGCATGAAAAGCTGCTTAATATTACAGATAAAGAAGCAGCAAAGAAATTCAGGGATCTCAAACAAGACTCTCATTTGCTGGAGGAAACTAATAAGGCGATTCAAGTCTTACAAGAACAACTCAACAATGTACGTGCCTCGGATTTGGATTCTTTTACCAAAGCAAGTTCGGAGCTTCATCTTACTAAAAACACATTTCAAGATATAGTCGCAGAAGAAAGGTCGTTAAGAAGCCTGGTGGATTCCCTTCAAGCAGAATTAGAAAGCTTGAAGGGCCATAACTCTCAACTTAAGAAAAAGGCAGATGAAGCAGAAGCCTTTGCTGAGAACTTGCGGTTACATCTTGATCACAGCAAGAAAGAGCTCGAAGCAAAAAGGTCAAACGGAGATGATTCTGCTAATTCACGAATCCAACAGTTTACTTCTGAGGCTGTTCAGTTTCTACAGGAGGcagagaagatgaagaagaacgTCGAAATACTCAGACAAGAAGCTGTCACAGCTCGAGCTGCAGCTACGGAAGCGGAGGAAAAACTGAAACTTGCACTAAGAGAGGCTGAAGAGGTGAAAGCTGCAGAGACTCTCGCAAGTGATCAGATTCACAAGATGGCCGCTTCTGATGTGACAAACTCAGAGTCTAATGGAAAGATCAAATTGGCAGTTGAGAAATATGAAGCTTTCAGCAAAAAAGTCGAAGAAATCAGAAATGAGGCTGACACAAAAGTTGCCACTGCCATGGCTCAAGTGGAAACCATTGCTGCCAATGAGAAGGAAGTTCTCATGAAAGTGGAGGCAGGTCTGAAAGAGAAGCGGGATATGGAAGTTGCAATAAAGGAAGCTTTAAAGGCGGCAGAGATGGCTGAGGCAGCCAAAAAAGTCATTGAGGGACAACTGCGGAAAAAAGCATCAAAAGCAGCAAGAACACGAAGCTGGAGAATATTCTAA
- the LOC132615997 gene encoding protein C2-DOMAIN ABA-RELATED 11-like — translation MGDKSGLLKVTVVQGRRLVIRDFKSSDPYVVLKLGNQTSRTKVKNSCLNPVWNEEFDFSISDPVEVLNLQVFDKDRFKADDKMGNAHLSLQPLVASARLRKILGVTATEGTTLRKVIPDSDNCLSADSSIVWVNGEVVQDVWLRLCDVDSGDIELKIKLINLPSN, via the exons ATGGGAGACAAATCTGGACTGCTTAAAGTGACAGTTGTTCAAGGGAGACGGTTGGTGATCCGAGACTTCAAGAGTAGTGATCCTTATGTAGTTCTCAAGTTGGGCAATCAG ACCTCAAGAACCAAGGTCAAAAATAGCTGCCTTAATCCTGTTTGGAATGAAGAATTTGATTTTTCCATTTCAGACCCAGTGGAGGTTCTCAACTTG CAAGTGTTTGATAAAGACCGTTTCAAGGCGGATGACAAAATGGGAAATGCTCATCTCAGCCTTCAGCCTTTAGTTGCTTCTGCTAGATTGAGAAAGATTCTTGGAGTTACTGCTACTGAAGGGACAACACTGAGGAAGGTTATCCCAGACAGTGATAACTGTCTATCAGCGGACAGCAGTATTGTTTGGGTGAATGGTGAGGTTGTGCAAGACGTCTGGTTGAGGCTTTGTGATGTTGATTCTGGGGATATAGAACTGAAGATCAAATTGATCAATCTTCCCTCTAATTAA